The Streptomyces sp. NBC_00569 genomic sequence GGCCGCCGTACACCATGCGCCACGCGGCGCCCCGGCGCGCGGCCTCGCGGGCCATCGCGAGGATCGGCGTCACACCGATGCCGCCCGCGACGAAGACGTAGCCCGGAGCGTCCTCCAGCGCGAAGTGGTTGCGCGGCGCCGACACCGTGACCCGCCCGCCGGGGCGCAGCTTCGTGTGCACATGGCGCGAACCCCCGCGGGACGACGGCTCGTTGAGGACGCCGATGCGGTACGACGCCGGGGTGCGCGGGTCCGAGCACAGGCTGTACTGGCGGACCTGCCCGCCCACGTGGACGTCGAGGTGCGCGCCGGGCTCCCAGGCGGGCAGGGGCTTGCCGTCCGGGTGGGTCAGTTCGACGGAGAGGACGCCGTCGGCCTCCCAGGTCATGCGGTGTACGAGGAGGTCCAGGAGGGTCTCGTCGGTTGCGGTCATGGCTGCGGGGCCTCCCTACGCGGTGGGGATCTTCACGGGCGGGGTGAACGGGTTCTTCATCGGGCCGAGCGCCGCGAGGTCGACCTCGACGAGCGTCGGCCCGTCGGAGGCGACGGCCTCGGAGATGACGGGCTCCGCGTGCTCGGCGGCGGCGATCCGCAGATACGGCAACCCGCAGGCCCGGGCGAGAAGTTCGAAGTCGGGCGTGGCGAGGTCGACGCCCGAGCGCCGGTCGCTGTGCCGGTCCTGCATGTTGCGCAGGACGCCGTAGCCGCCGTCGTTGAACACGAGGAGGGTCAGACGGGGGCGCTCCTGGGCGAGGGTGAGCAGTTCGCCGAGGTGCACGGCGAGCCCGCCGTCACCGGCGATGACGACCGTGGGCGCGTCGGGCCTGGCGAGCGCGGCCCCGATGCCCATGCCGAGGCCCTGCCCGATGCCACCGCCGCGCGGGAAGACGTTGTCGCGCGGGTCGTACATGTCGAGGAGCCGGTTGCCCCAGCTGCTCGACGGGATGGTGACGTCGCGGGCGACGACGGCCTCGCGGGGGAGCGCGGCCCGGATCGCGTCGCAGACGGCGGCCTGCGGGCCGATGTTGTCGTGCAGGGTGGCGCGCACCTCGTCGCGGACCGCGGTGACCCGCGCCGTCCAGCCCGGCTCGGCGGGCTTCGCGTACGGGAGCAGCCGCTCCAGTACGCCGGCGGCGTCGCCGTGCAGCGCGTGCGGGGCCGGGTAGACACGGCCGAGCGCGTCCGCGTCCAGGTCGATCTGGATGTGGGCGGCGGGGAGTTCGAGGCCGTAGTCGGCGGTCTCGTTGGACCGGAAGTGGGTGCCGATCGTGACCAGCACGTCGGCGTCGGTGAGCAGGGCGCGCCCGGCCGGCGTCGTCGCGAAGTTGCCGACGACCTGCGGGTGGTCCTCGGGGACGGCACCGCGTCCGGAGTTGGACGTCAGGAGAGCGGCGCCGGTCGCGGCGAGCAGGTCCGCGAGCTGGGTACGGGCGCGGGCGGCACCGCCACCGGCCCAGATCACCGGGCGTCCGGCCGACGCCAGCAGGGCGCCCGCGGCGGCGAGTTCGTCGTCACCGGGCGCGGGCACGGCGGCCTGAGCGGACTCCTCCACGGCGGTGTCGGTCTGGGCCGCGTACTGGAGGTCGACCGGCCACTCCACGCTCGCGGGGCCGCCCGGGGCGGTGAGCGCGGCACGGGCGGCCTCGCGCAGGATGCGGC encodes the following:
- a CDS encoding thiamine pyrophosphate-binding protein; this translates as MRYDTGGDLLVAVLRELGIDTVFGIVSVHNLPLVEAVDRELRFVPVRHEASAVNAADAYGRARGTLGCALTSTGTGAGNAAGSLIEALASGTSVLHITGQVESEFLGSGRGFIHETKDQLGMLTAVSKYAATVPSTDAAGRILREAARAALTAPGGPASVEWPVDLQYAAQTDTAVEESAQAAVPAPGDDELAAAGALLASAGRPVIWAGGGAARARTQLADLLAATGAALLTSNSGRGAVPEDHPQVVGNFATTPAGRALLTDADVLVTIGTHFRSNETADYGLELPAAHIQIDLDADALGRVYPAPHALHGDAAGVLERLLPYAKPAEPGWTARVTAVRDEVRATLHDNIGPQAAVCDAIRAALPREAVVARDVTIPSSSWGNRLLDMYDPRDNVFPRGGGIGQGLGMGIGAALARPDAPTVVIAGDGGLAVHLGELLTLAQERPRLTLLVFNDGGYGVLRNMQDRHSDRRSGVDLATPDFELLARACGLPYLRIAAAEHAEPVISEAVASDGPTLVEVDLAALGPMKNPFTPPVKIPTA